A region from the Cervus elaphus chromosome 10, mCerEla1.1, whole genome shotgun sequence genome encodes:
- the GET4 gene encoding Golgi to ER traffic protein 4 homolog isoform X2, with protein MAQSKHAEARELMCSGALLFFSHGQQNSAADLSMLVLESLEKAEVEVADELLESLAKLFSLMDPNSPERVAFVSRALKWSSGGSGKLGHPRLHQLLALTLWKEQNYCESRYHFLHSRDGEGCANMLVEYSTARGFRSEVDMFVAQAVLQFLCLKNKSSASVVFTTYTQKHPSIESGPPFVQPLLNFIWFLLLAVEGGKLTVFTVLCEQYQPALRRDPMYNEYLDRIGQLFFGVPPKQTSSYGGLLGNLLSSLMGSSEQEGEDSQDDSSPIELD; from the exons ATGGCCCAGAGCAAGCACGCAGAGGCCCGCGAACTCATGTGCTCCGGAGCCCTGCTGTTCTTCAGCCACGGCCAG CAAAACAGCGCCGCTGACCTGTCCATGCTCGTCCTGGAGTCGCTGGAGAAGGCGGAGGTCGAGGTGGCCGACGAACTGCTGG AAAGTTTGGCCAAGCTGTTCAGCCTGATGGACCCCAACTCCCCGGAGCGAGTGGCGTTCGTGTCTCGAGCCCTCAAGTGGTCCAGCGGCGGGTCAGGGAAGCTGGGCCACCCCCGGCTCCACCAGCTGCTGGCCCTCACCCTGTGGAAAG AACAGAACTACTGCGAGTCGCGCTACCACTTCCTGCACTCGCGCGACGGCGAGGGCTGCGCCAACATGCTGGTGGAGTACTCCACGGCCCGCGGCTTCCGCAGCGAGGTGGACATGTTTGTGGCTCAGGCCGTGCTCCA gtttctctgtttgaaaaacaaaagcagcGCATCGGTGGTGTTCACGACGTACACACAGAAACACCCGTCCATCGAGAGCGGGCCTCCTTTCGTGCAGCCCCTGCTCAACTTCATCTGGTTTCTGCTGCTGGCCGTGGAGGG GGGGAAGCTCACGGTGTTCACAGTGCTGTGTGAGCAGTACCAGCCGGCCCTGCGTCGGGACCCCATGTACAACGAg TACCTCGACAGGATAGGACAGCTCTTCTTCGGTGTTCCACCCAAGCAGACGTCATCCTACGGAGGCTTGCTAG GGAACCTTCTGAGCAGCCTCATGGGCTCCTcggagcaggagggtgaggacaGTCAGGACGACAGCAGCCCCATTGAGCTCGACTGA
- the GET4 gene encoding Golgi to ER traffic protein 4 homolog isoform X1, whose amino-acid sequence MAAAAAMAEQESARNGARNRGGVQRVEGKLRASVEKGDYYEAHQMYRTLFFRYMAQSKHAEARELMCSGALLFFSHGQQNSAADLSMLVLESLEKAEVEVADELLESLAKLFSLMDPNSPERVAFVSRALKWSSGGSGKLGHPRLHQLLALTLWKEQNYCESRYHFLHSRDGEGCANMLVEYSTARGFRSEVDMFVAQAVLQFLCLKNKSSASVVFTTYTQKHPSIESGPPFVQPLLNFIWFLLLAVEGGKLTVFTVLCEQYQPALRRDPMYNEYLDRIGQLFFGVPPKQTSSYGGLLGNLLSSLMGSSEQEGEDSQDDSSPIELD is encoded by the exons atggcggcggcggcggcgatgGCCGAACAGGAGAGCGCCCGGAACGGCGCCCGCAACCGCGGCGGCGTCCAGCGCGTGGAGGGCAAGCTGCGGGCCAGCGTCGAGAAGGGCGACTACTACGAGGCGCACCAGATGTACCGGACCCTCTTCTTCAG GTACATGGCCCAGAGCAAGCACGCAGAGGCCCGCGAACTCATGTGCTCCGGAGCCCTGCTGTTCTTCAGCCACGGCCAG CAAAACAGCGCCGCTGACCTGTCCATGCTCGTCCTGGAGTCGCTGGAGAAGGCGGAGGTCGAGGTGGCCGACGAACTGCTGG AAAGTTTGGCCAAGCTGTTCAGCCTGATGGACCCCAACTCCCCGGAGCGAGTGGCGTTCGTGTCTCGAGCCCTCAAGTGGTCCAGCGGCGGGTCAGGGAAGCTGGGCCACCCCCGGCTCCACCAGCTGCTGGCCCTCACCCTGTGGAAAG AACAGAACTACTGCGAGTCGCGCTACCACTTCCTGCACTCGCGCGACGGCGAGGGCTGCGCCAACATGCTGGTGGAGTACTCCACGGCCCGCGGCTTCCGCAGCGAGGTGGACATGTTTGTGGCTCAGGCCGTGCTCCA gtttctctgtttgaaaaacaaaagcagcGCATCGGTGGTGTTCACGACGTACACACAGAAACACCCGTCCATCGAGAGCGGGCCTCCTTTCGTGCAGCCCCTGCTCAACTTCATCTGGTTTCTGCTGCTGGCCGTGGAGGG GGGGAAGCTCACGGTGTTCACAGTGCTGTGTGAGCAGTACCAGCCGGCCCTGCGTCGGGACCCCATGTACAACGAg TACCTCGACAGGATAGGACAGCTCTTCTTCGGTGTTCCACCCAAGCAGACGTCATCCTACGGAGGCTTGCTAG GGAACCTTCTGAGCAGCCTCATGGGCTCCTcggagcaggagggtgaggacaGTCAGGACGACAGCAGCCCCATTGAGCTCGACTGA